The sequence below is a genomic window from Clostridia bacterium.
CCGAAGAACTGGCGGCCAGGACCACTGTCAAACTGGTGTTCCCGCTCGTGCTGTTCATCTTCCCCAGCATGTTCATTGTGCTGCTGGGGCCGGCCATTATTTCGATCACCAAGAGTTTTGCAGAAGCGTTCGGCAAATAACTCACACGGAGGAAAGCATTGGATAACACAACAATCATTCGGTTAGTCGCGGGCGTACTGTTCGTCGTCGTTCTGGTAATTCTCGTGCAGCGCCGCAAGAAGCGCCTTAGCCGCTAACCAGGCGCGGAGAGTGACTTGGCCACACAGGGCGGAATCATCCGCGTCTACAACTTCACACGGGGCAGCTACCTCGGCGAGCAGGTCGAGGTAGCTGACACCAGTCTCAAGCGCATGATTGGGTTGCTGGGGAGACGCTCCCTCGAACCCGGTTCTGGACTGTTGATCTTTCCTTCACAAGCCATCCACACCGTTGGGATGTCGTTTCCCATCGATGTCGTCTTCCTTGATCGAAGCAATCATGTGATCTCGTTGCGGGAAAACGTTCGACCGTTCCGCCTTACCTCGGTTGTGTGGAGGGCCGTAGGGGTCGTAGAGTTGCCGTCCGGCACGATTCGGGAAACGCGCACAGCGGTTGGCGACCAACTCAATCTTGAGTTTTAGCTTGGCGTGATGCTGAGGTTGGGCTCGCTTTTCGCGCGGAAGCCCCGCGCTTGTTTCGCAGCAGGAGAAAGCAGATCCTTCGCTGCGCTCGGCGATGACGCGTTCTTTAGCTCTAGCCTGTTCCAGGAATCAGCGGACGATTGCCAGCGGTGCATCCAGTTGGAATACGAGTGCCCGCGTCAGCGCCGTCCGGTTTGTTTTGCGTAATTCGATGGGCGAGGAATTTACGGGATACTTTCGTCCACCGACCTCGATTGCTGTCAGTTGCAG
It includes:
- a CDS encoding DUF192 domain-containing protein → MATQGGIIRVYNFTRGSYLGEQVEVADTSLKRMIGLLGRRSLEPGSGLLIFPSQAIHTVGMSFPIDVVFLDRSNHVISLRENVRPFRLTSVVWRAVGVVELPSGTIRETRTAVGDQLNLEF